The window CCCATTCATTTGAAGAGTAATGTTCATCTCTATTTGTCCGAAGGCGCCAGATTGGAATTTAGCCAAAAGCCGGAAGATTATCTGCCCCTGGTTTTAACTCGTTGGGAGGGAACCGAGCTTTTCAATTATTCTCCTTTCATTTACGCTTACCAGGCGACAAATGTCGCCATTACCGG is drawn from Calditrichota bacterium and contains these coding sequences:
- a CDS encoding glycoside hydrolase family 28 protein yields the protein MNRSKKPKAIDRCNQEGGGKVIVPPGVYYLNGPIHLKSNVHLYLSEGARLEFSQKPEDYLPLVLTRWEGTELFNYSPFIYAYQATNVAITG